The Microcystis aeruginosa NIES-843 sequence ATAATGCTTTTTAAAATACTTGGGATTAGACACTTTATCGCCATCGCTAGTAATCACGAGGCTACTAATTCCTAAGTCAATTCCGATGGCTTTATCTGTTACTGGTAGAGGCTTAATCGTTGGGTCATCAAATCTAATTGAAATATGCCAACGTCCAGAAGGATGTAATCTGACTGTTACTGTACTTGGGTCACAGCTTTCTGGTATTTGTCTTGACCATCGAATAGGTAAAGGTTCTGTGCATTTGGCTAAATAGATTTGTTTGTCTTTAAATTTAAAGGCTGATTTGGTAAATTCGGCACTTCCTCCCTGATGTTTTTTCTTAAAGTTAGGATACTTAGTACGACCAGCAAAGAAATTAGTGAAAGCTGTTTGTAAATGTCTTAACCCTTGTTGTAAGGGTACACAGCTTACTTCATTGAGAAAGTTTAATTCTTCTTGCTTTTTCCAATCAGTTAGCATTGAAGAAGTTTGAGCGTAGCCTACTCTTTCTTGCTTTTCGTACCAAGCTTGTGTTCGTTCGTGGAGAGCTTTGTTGTAAACTAATCTTACACAGCCCAATGTGCGCCGCAATAGCGACTCTTGTTCGGGTGTTGGGTAAAATCGAAACGAATAGGCTTTTTCCATGTCTCACATTTTAGCATATATTTCGTAAATGTGCTAATATTTAACAGTAAAGCCGTCGTAGAACGACGGGGTTTCAGACCCAAATTTTCGATGATTCATCAACCCCCGGCGGGGACAAGGGATTTATTACCCCTAGAAGTTACCCAAAAAGGCTGGATTAACGATCGCCTTCAGTCTGTCTTTCAGCGTTGGGGCTATCAAAGGATCGTCACCTCCACCATTGAATGGCTCGATACCCTCACCGCAGGCGGTGCGATCGATCCCAGCACCGTGATCCAACTCCACGGGGATAGTCAAGGACTATCGGGATTACGCCCCGAATTAACCGCTTCCATTGCCCGCAGTGCCGTCACCCGCATGAGTGGGGAGTCCTATCCCCAACGTCTCTGTTATCGGGCCAACGTTTTTCGTCGCCCTAGCGCCGGTTATCACGGTCGTCAAGTGGAATTCTATCAAGCGGGGGTAGAACTGCTCTTTTCTGGCGGTTTACTAGCTGATGCCGAGATTTTACTGCTCCTGGCCGACTGTTTCGATAGTTTGGCCGTCCCTAACTGGCAGATTATTTTAGGAGAAGCGGGTTTGACTCGTTCGCTACTTTCTCCCTTTCCGGCTCCCTTACGCGAACAGGTGAAACGCTGTTTAGCCCTCCTCGACTACGTTAGCCTCGAAAATCTTCCCTATCCCAACGAAACCCTCCGGCAGCAAGCCCGACAATTATTTCACCTGCGCGGTAATCCTGAGGATGTCCTCGCACAAGTGGCCCTATTAGCCCAGGAAGAATCAGCCCAAAAAGCCGTTAATAACCTTAAATCCCTAGTAGAGCTGCTTAATGCCGATCGCTCTGGGCCTTTCCCCCTAATTCTCGATTTAAGTCTGATTCAAACCTTTGATTACTACACCGGCATCGTTTTTAAGGCGGTTAGTGATCACCAGCAAAATCTCAGTATTTTAGGCCAGGGCGGACGCTATGATCAATTATTGGGCGTTTTTCATCCCCAGGGCCAATCGGCTCCGGGTATCGGTTTTTCCCTGAATATCGAAGAACTGCACGAAAGTTTATTATCGGGGCAGACTTTACCCACTCAAGCTGCCCCCCTCGACTGGTTACTTATCCCTTTGGGTAATAACGCCCAGATAGCGACTTTTAGTAAGGCTCGCTCCCTTCGCAACGGTGATCCTAATCTGAGGGTGGCGATCGATTTAGGGGGTCGCAGCGAGGCACAAATTCGTACCTATGCCCGCGATCGAATGATTAAAAATCTCGCCTGGGTGCAGGAAGATGGTTCCGTGAGCGAAGAATCTCTCTAAAAGGGGGCAAAAGCAGCGGAAATACTGCCTTCTGCCCGCTGCTATAGGACTCTATCTAGGGTTTGCGGCAAAAAGTACGGGCGAAGCATTCGGGCAATAACCTATCGGTGAAACCGTAGATTTTTTATCCGAATGCTTCGCCCCTACAGGACGGGGGCCGATGAAAACGCAAGGTTTTGAAGCACGATTCCCTCAAAATCTTGCACCTGTTTCGCGAGAATAGACCTCGTTTCCAAACATAAACCAGAAGAGCCGTTCAAAAAACTTTATAAATAATATTGATTGGTTTGTTTATAATAACCCCCATTAATACCCACTGAAACCATAATAAATCATAAGCAAAAATCAATGTTAATAATCGATTCTAATCTATACCAGAGATGAACGTGGGTTGGGTTAAAGCATGAAACCCAACGCTGACGGCGATGATTGAGCCGCTTCTTGGCATGGTAACGACTAGGGCTGTCCCAAGTGCGGGAAACGGCGATTTTAAAATTTTTACTCTTTATTCAGGAAAAAATCATGTCAACTCCTTTTTTGGTCAAAGATATCCTTCCCGGTGCCTTTAACTCCTACCCCAAATATCTGACGGCATTATATAGTTTTACCAATAAATGTCAGAACAAAGATGTAGATGTAGGTTGCTCTAATGGGAAGTTTTGTGACGACAAGTAGCATTGATGATATTTATGGGGAATAATAGATTTAGATGAGTGCCTAACTTTCCAATTGGTAGCGACTCGCCATGAAACAACCAACCGCCAATTATGATGAACCCTGGAAAGAAGCATTAACCGAATATTTTGAAGCGTTTTTACATTTCTTCTTTCCTGAAGTTCACCAACTAATTGATTGGACAAAAATTCCCGAATCCCTAGAAAAAGAACTCAAACGGATTACCGCTTCAGCAAAGACAAAAAAACGTTTCGCTGACAAACTCTATAAAGTCTGGTTACTCAGGGGTGAAGAAGTCTGGATTTTGATTCATATTGAAATTCAAAGTCAATACGAAGAAAATTTCCCTCAGAGGATGTATATTTATAACTATCGGGCCTTTGATTTGTATCAGAAACCAGTTATCAGTCTCGCTATATTAGGGGATGAACGAGTAAATTGGCGACCAGATTCCTATAATTATACTATCGCTGGTTGTGAAGTCAGCCTCAAATTCCCAACGGTTAAATTACTGGACTATGAGGAAAGCTGGTCAGAACTAGAAACAAGTAGCAATCCTTTTGCGATAATAGTGATGGCACACCTAAAAACGAAAGCGACTACTGGGAAGCTGCCACAACGGGAACAGTGGAAGTGGAAGTTAATCAGGGGATTATATGAAAAGGAGTTCGAGAGAGAACAGATAATTAAACTGTTTGAAATCATCGACAATATGATGACTTTATCCCCTGAATTACAGTCAAGCTTAGAGAGTAAAATCAAACAATTTGAAGAGGAAAGAACCATGCCTTTAATGAGTAATATGGAGTTACGAGGAATAGAACGCGGTAAAGAAATAGGCAAGGAAATTGGTAAGGAAATTGGGGAGTTACGAGGGATAGAACGCGGTAAAGAAATAGGCAAGGAAATTGGTAAGGAAATTGGTAAGGAAATTGGTAAGGAAATTGGTAAGGAAATTGGAGCGTTAGAAAATGCTCGTAACTATGTTAAAACGGTGCTGAAAACGCGATTGGGTGATATTCCAATAGAAATTGAGCAAGCTGTGGATAAAATTTCTGTATTATCGATTTTAGACGAGTTACTGAAATCGGCATTAACCGTTAATTCTTTTGATGAGTTGCATCAACTTTTAGAACAATAGTCTCAGGAATTTTCTTCTCCAATGAACCCAACAACTGCCAATTATGATGAACCCTGGAAAGAAGCATTAAGCGAGTATTTTGAAGCGTTTTTATGCTTCTTCTTTCCTGAAGTTCACCAACTAATTGATTGGACAAAAATTCCCGAATCCCTGGAAAAAGAACTCAAACGGATTACCGCTTCAGCTAAGACAAAAAAACGTTTCGCTGACAAACTCTATTCAGTTATCAGTTACCAGTTAAGCTTTTACGCATTTAAGTTACATTGACAGCATTACCCTTATTTTTAAGTTTTCTACTCCATTTAATAATCAATCCCCCTTCATTTAAAAGCTGATTGACTACTTTTTCCAGTTCTTCTTTATTTTCAAATTCTCGATTAGCTATGTATTCTTTAGCGGAATGCCACACTAATTCTATTAGGTTGTAATCTGGACTATAAGCTGGTAAAAACTCTAGCCTAATATTGGGCAACTCTTTTTCCACCTGCTCAATAACATCTTTCTTTTTGTGATAACTAGCATTGTCTAATATAATGATAATCTTCGGCCCCTTTTCTCGAAAATCTTCGGGCAGATTTCCCAAGTTTATCCATTCTTGACGAATCTCTTCATGAAGTTTCTTTAATTGTTCATGGAAAGTTTCTGAATTTCCTTTTTTGATCATAAAACAGACTCTTTTTTTATCATTATATCTTAAGGCTCCCATCACATTCACCCTTCCTCTTTTTCTTTGCCCATTCACTTTTTTTCGCTTTCCTTTTTTTGTCCAAGCTCTCCTTCTTATTACTCTCAAACTAAATCCACACTCATGAGGGGCTGTGTGGCGAACCTGCGTCGCCACCTTGAAAGCCCCGTCCCAAAACCATACCTGGATTGACTCTGGCTTTTCTTTCGCTAACTTTAAATATTCATCTAATTTTTCTTTAAATGCTTTTCTTAATTTCTTGTCTTGCTTATCTTCTAGACTATATTTTGCCCAGATATACACATACTTTTTTCTTCTCAATATTCTTCTCACTTGCGAGCCACTCAGTTTAATTCCTGTTTCCTTTTCTAGATGCTCTGCTAATCTTGCCGCTGTCCATCTCCCGAATTCATATCCCAATTCCTTCGGGTCTTCATCAACTATTTTCAATAGTAAATTAATATATTCCTCTGTGGCTTTTTTATGATTTCCATTTTTTCTACCATCTTCTAGACTTTCTATATTGTTAGGATCGCCATGAACACACCAAGGGGCGACTGTTTTGAGTGAACAGCCAATAAACTCAGCTATTTCTCGTTGAGTTTTTCCGTCGTTTAGCAAGAGAAACATTAAAATTCTTTCCCTAACCTCTGCTCTTTCTTCTTCTTTAAGAGCTTTTTGTAAGTTTTTCTTTTCTTCTAAGTCTAGGAAATCTTTGGCTGGCATAAGTAGGATTTTTCTCAAGTTACTATTTCTATTTTAGGTGGTTTAAGTGCGTTTTAGCTTATCAGTTATCAGTGACTAATTGGAAGCAAGTAGTAATCCTTTTGCGATAATAGTGATGGCACACCTGAAAACAAAAGCGACTACTGGGAAGCTGCCACAACGGGAACAGTGGAAGTGGAAGTTAATCAGGGGATTATATGAAAAGGAGTTCGAGAGAGAACAGATAATTAAACTGTTTGAAATCATCGACAATATGATGACTTTATCCCCTAAATTACAGTCAAGCTTAGAGAGTAAAATCAAACAATTTGAGGAGGAAAGAACCATGCCTTTAATGAGTAATATGGAGTTACGAGGGATAGAACGCGGTAAGGAAATTGGTAAGGAAATTGGGGAGTTACGAGGAATAGAACGCGGTAAAGAAATAGGCAAGGAAATTGGTAAGGAAATTGGAGCGTTAGAAAATGCTCGTAACTATGTTAAAACGGTGCTGAAAACGCGATTGGGTGATATTCCAATAGAAATTGAGCAAGCTGTGGATAAAATTTCTGTATTATCGATTTTAGACGAGTTACTGAAATCGGCATTAACCGTTAATTCTTTTGATGAGTTGCATCAACTTTTAGAACAATAGTCTCAGGAATTTTCTTCTCCAATGAACCCAACAACTGCCAATTATGATGAACCCTGGAAAGAAGCATTAAGCGAGTATTTTGAAGCGTTTTTATGCTTCTTCTTTCCTGAAGTTCACCAACTAATTGATTGGACAAAAATTCCCGAATCCCTGGAAAAAGAACTCAAACGGATTACCGCTTCAGCTAAGACAAAAAAACGTTTCGCTGACAAACTTTATAAAGTCTGGTTACTCAGGGGTGAAGAAGTGTGGATTTTGATTCATATTGAAATTCAAAGTCAATACGAAGAAAATTTCCCTCAGAGGATGTATATTTATAACTATCGGGCCTTTGATTTGTATCAGAAACCAGTTATCAGTCTCGCTATATTAGGGGATGAACGAGTAAATTGGCGACCAGATTCCTATAATTATACTATCGCTGGCTGTGAAGTGAGGTTGAAATTCCCAACGGTTAAATTACTGGACTATGAGGAAAACTGGTCAGAACTAGAAACAAGTAGCAATCCTTTTGCTATAATAGTCATGGCACACCTGAAAACAAAAGCGACTACTGGGAAGCTGCCAGAACGGGAACAGTGGAAGT is a genomic window containing:
- a CDS encoding Rpn family recombination-promoting nuclease/putative transposase yields the protein MKQPTANYDEPWKEALTEYFEAFLHFFFPEVHQLIDWTKIPESLEKELKRITASAKTKKRFADKLYKVWLLRGEEVWILIHIEIQSQYEENFPQRMYIYNYRAFDLYQKPVISLAILGDERVNWRPDSYNYTIAGCEVSLKFPTVKLLDYEESWSELETSSNPFAIIVMAHLKTKATTGKLPQREQWKWKLIRGLYEKEFEREQIIKLFEIIDNMMTLSPELQSSLESKIKQFEEERTMPLMSNMELRGIERGKEIGKEIGKEIGELRGIERGKEIGKEIGKEIGKEIGKEIGKEIGALENARNYVKTVLKTRLGDIPIEIEQAVDKISVLSILDELLKSALTVNSFDELHQLLEQ
- a CDS encoding IS630-like element ISMae23 family transposase, whose translation is MPAKDFLDLEEKKNLQKALKEEERAEVRERILMFLLLNDGKTQREIAEFIGCSLKTVAPWCVHGDPNNIESLEDGRKNGNHKKATEEYINLLLKIVDEDPKELGYEFGRWTAARLAEHLEKETGIKLSGSQVRRILRRKKYVYIWAKYSLEDKQDKKLRKAFKEKLDEYLKLAKEKPESIQVWFWDGAFKVATQVRHTAPHECGFSLRVIRRRAWTKKGKRKKVNGQRKRGRVNVMGALRYNDKKRVCFMIKKGNSETFHEQLKKLHEEIRQEWINLGNLPEDFREKGPKIIIILDNASYHKKKDVIEQVEKELPNIRLEFLPAYSPDYNLIELVWHSAKEYIANREFENKEELEKVVNQLLNEGGLIIKWSRKLKNKGNAVNVT
- a CDS encoding ATP phosphoribosyltransferase regulatory subunit is translated as MIHQPPAGTRDLLPLEVTQKGWINDRLQSVFQRWGYQRIVTSTIEWLDTLTAGGAIDPSTVIQLHGDSQGLSGLRPELTASIARSAVTRMSGESYPQRLCYRANVFRRPSAGYHGRQVEFYQAGVELLFSGGLLADAEILLLLADCFDSLAVPNWQIILGEAGLTRSLLSPFPAPLREQVKRCLALLDYVSLENLPYPNETLRQQARQLFHLRGNPEDVLAQVALLAQEESAQKAVNNLKSLVELLNADRSGPFPLILDLSLIQTFDYYTGIVFKAVSDHQQNLSILGQGGRYDQLLGVFHPQGQSAPGIGFSLNIEELHESLLSGQTLPTQAAPLDWLLIPLGNNAQIATFSKARSLRNGDPNLRVAIDLGGRSEAQIRTYARDRMIKNLAWVQEDGSVSEESL
- a CDS encoding Rpn family recombination-promoting nuclease/putative transposase, producing the protein MNPTTANYDEPWKEALSEYFEAFLCFFFPEVHQLIDWTKIPESLEKELKRITASAKTKKRFADKLYKVWLLRGEEVWILIHIEIQSQYEENFPQRMYIYNYRAFDLYQKPVISLAILGDERVNWRPDSYNYTIAGCEVRLKFPTVKLLDYEENWSELETSSNPFAIIVMAHLKTKATTGKLPEREQWKWKLIRGLYEKEFEREQIIKLFEIIDNMMTLSPELQSSLESKIKQFEEERTMPLMSNMELRGIERGKEIGALENARDFVKKVLENRLGDIPGDIGQCLNDASVISVLEEMLKAALIVNSFEECRKSFSIIINK